In Sander vitreus isolate 19-12246 chromosome 7, sanVit1, whole genome shotgun sequence, a genomic segment contains:
- the casz1 gene encoding zinc finger protein castor homolog 1 isoform X1 yields the protein MPCFVERILPGQEGEVRQSAEGGLLPAERSLCTETTSGKPKMAAKRKGGLKLNAICAKLSRQVVFDSSSQNAEGDQSVAENSERGSSHYDDTETNFPESLNLGQSLEEDQKRREAIEKWVNGEYGDEPPAPDDEQEHELKVSNGEDDPPEGVYMVQPTGFSDDEDNAEEGEPMAASQEDSYHEDKEAEVRPSKDNTYMPPREAQSRQAPFSSTGEASALRDYAANTMNEFLGMFGYDDQQVRDELTKKISFEKLKAATSDPSSLSSEEASRRARFSKYEEYIRKLKAGETLPWPMHASPPKPEDLNPKLAQDKSATMLQTSGCLPGAEIQIYPPSLDHKQPGGPQLSTSQPPNPSHIQNMASRASKYDFFIQKLKMGESLQQQNGNAYKRPSKYDLENVKFLHLFKPGEGNPDMGGAIAFKTCKVGRPSKYDIRTIQKLMPGNPEASLMPNVLATAPGNPGAPGVPTVSTAGASIAPGLTIDQTGHLSFNAADYLKSSFSKTDSITTGTVSSVKNGLPPDKPASDDINLYQKYIARDKNIRGGEVSCVSMDTEQCPPFWIHFEPALKRFSGSQHCGHVHCAYQYREHYHCMDPECNYQVSRFTSKQDVIRHYNMHKKRDNSLQHGFMRFSPLDDCSVYYHGCHLNGKSTHYHCMQVGCSKVYTSTSDVMTHENFHKKNAQLINDGFQRFRATEDCGTVGCQFYGQKTTHFHCRRPGCTFTFKNKCDIEKHKSYHIKDDAYAKDGFKKFYKYEECKYEGCVYSKATNHFHCIRSGCGFTFTSTSQMTSHKRKHERRHIRSSGVMGLSSAYLAPKDEPEESSNDDLMDFSTISSKNSSLSASPTTQQSTTVSHLLATPTTAVSSSSTSVHTLKPTSSLPSAGQRMSSLLSQALPSNMPVALALSNNAMAASNPFFPLIPRMPLQPPPPAASLISAISSGAHSMPTDSLTQGCSTLGADGAMASTPTSFATSSIMEKISASKGLISPMMARLAAAALKPSNNQNTGNGQPASASQFNLVQVKQEPMDINSGASQDSTQEHSLDLSKKDHSNESNGHPVPGNTSLLSSLMNKMSQVNPALFSAMNLKTELEASQGSNSSEAAQYLNRVLKRPLPEKPTEIWRTYLRRFDTDDFCEAQCDFLQKVHFHCLVEDCGALFSTVDGAIKHANFHLRATLKVKSEPQFGEGKDSSEGALLQPAAPVSMANNPSMDVAHLTSSGGYSSPPPSLLAWKQLTGSIPQMSDSMPNLPANSPLATTSLENAKPQVKPGFLQFQENDPCLATDCKYSNKFHFHCLFGNCKYVCKTSGKAESHCLDHINPSNNLVNVRDQFSYYSLQCLCPNQHCEFRMRGHYHCLRPGCYFVTNITTKLPWHVKKHEKADRRAANGFKYFTKREECGRLGCKYNQVNSHFHCIRDGCQFSFLLKHQMTSHARKHMRRMLGKNFDRVPSQVMPLGQRADASSMIGTHPGMNSSFSSTIMEETDDYMDYMGGGGSPLGLSSESSNQDRSCTSTPVGNDGSPAGQGWLATTSAPTTPADTSATQNAPPYSPPPPPPLPPPPPPPPSTLQPGLQSQAPSLSPALLRPPLSSLPYLLSPSCLSYSLLSASLGATRSVVMPTNTPAFSPIIATPSPVKNDVPIVQDAAGNTISIPTATGAKKRFWIIEDMSPFGKRRKTASSRKMLDEGMMLEGFRRYDLYENCKDSGCQFSLKVTHYHCTRENCGYKFCGRTHMYKHAQHHDRVDNLVLDDFKRFKSSLSCNFPDCQFSGNSTHFHCLRCGFRCTDSTKVTAHRKHHGKQDVISAAGFCQFSSSVDCEVPDCKYKLKCSHFHCTFPECKHTVVGMSQMDSHKRKHEKQERGELPSVSPKQEGMHHLGGSVSAVSSASMGLSTSSPSGLYGLSRSIDSSAPSMLYPTDGIGSEYNHLYPQSSISLDGSLNLGTDTSSSLFFLKNAAGLGLSDSLDLSKKMHHDTARSSHNPATQLGLPAAQDDTTGTSGEAEDDLSPEEEVQAEEEEEEEEEEDEEEADLNSDSNDDSMAEPDGEKDNGESFDASVNHTDSSRLEKQDVDP from the exons CTGAAAGGAGTTTATGCACTGAAACGACCTCAGGAAAACCCAAGATGGCCGCCAAAAGGAAAGGTGGCTTAAAACTCAATGCTATCTGTGCCAAGCTGAGCCGCCAGGTGGTGTTCGACAGTAGTTCCCAGAATGCAGAGGGAGACCAGAGTGTAGCAGAAAACAGTGAGCGTGGCAGTTCTCACTACGATGACACTGAGACCAACTTCCCAGAGAGCCTTAACCTCGGTCAGAGCCTAGAGGAGGACCAGAAGAGACGCGAGGCCATTGAGAAGTGGGTCAACGGCGAGTACGGCGATGAACCGCCAGCTCCCGACGATGAACAGGAGCATGAACTCAAAGTCAGCAATGGCGAAGATGACCCTCCTGAGGGCGTGTACATGGTACAGCCCACAGGCTTCAGCGATGACGAAGACAATGCAGAGGAGGGCGAGCCAATGGCAGCCTCTCAGGAGGACAGTTACCATGAAGACAAAGAAGCTGAAGTCAGGCCTTCAAAAGACAACACGTACATGCCACCAAGGGAGGCCCAAAGTCGTCAAGCACCTTTCTCCTCTACAG GAGAAGCATCTGCCCTGCGAGACTATGCAGCCAACACCATGAATGAATTTTTGGGAATGTTTGGTTATGATGACCAGCAGGTAAGGGATGAGCTGACCAAGAAGATCAGCTTTGAGAAGCTCAAAGCTGCTACCTCAGACCCCTCATCCCTCAGCAGTGAGGAGGCCTCACGGCGTGCTCGCTTCTCCAAGTACGAAGAGTACATTCGCAAGCTAAAAGCCGGGGAGACCCTACCTTGGCCCATGCATGCTTCCCCACCCAAACCAGAGGACCTCAACCCAAAACTGGCCCAAGACAAGAGTGCTACCATGCTCCAGACGTCTGGGTGCCTCCCAGGAGCCGAGATACAGATCTATCCTCCCAGCCTGGACCACAAACAGCCAGGAGGACCTCAGCTGAGCACTTCTCAGCCACCAAATCCTTCTCACATCCAGAACATGGCATCCCGAGCCTCCAAGTATGACTTCTTTATTCAGAAGTTGAAGATGGGTGAGAGTCTACAGCAGCAGAATGGTAATGCTTACAAGCGACCCTCCAAGTACGACCTGGAGAACGTCAAGTTTCTGCACCTCTTCAAGCCTGGTGAGGGCAACCCTGACATGGGCGGTGCCATCGCCTTTAAGACTTGCAAAGTGGGCCGCCCGTCGAAGTATGACATCAGAACAATTCAGAAGCTAATGCCAGGAAATCCCGAGGCCTCACTGATGCCCAATGTCCTCGCTACAGCACCAGGAAACCCGGGAGCTCCTGGTGTCCCCACTGTGAGCACAGCTGGGGCCAGCATCGCCCCAGGGCTGACAATAGACCAGACAGGACACTTAAGCTTCAACGCCGCTGACTACCTGAAGTCCAGCTTTTCCAAGACTGACTCCATCACCACGGGCACTGTGTCCTCCGTTAA GAATGGCCTGCCACCAGATAAACCCGCCAGCGACGACATCAACCTCTACCAGAAATATATTGCCAG agacaaaaacatcaggggAGGGGAGGTATCTTGCGTTTCAATGGACACAGAACAATGTCCCCCATTCTGGATTCATTTTGAGCCGGCACTAAAAAG ATTCTCTGGAAGTCAACACTGTGGACACGTGCACTGTGCCTACCAGTACAGAGAGCATTACCACTGCATGGACCCTGAGTGTAACTACCAGGTGAGC AGGTTTACCAGTAAGCAGGATGTAATCAGGCACTACAACATGCACAAGAAGAGGGACAACTCTCTTCAGCATGGCTTCATGCGCTTCAGCCCTCTGGACGACTGCAGTGTCTACTACCATGGCTGCCACCTCAATGGAAAAAGCACCCATTACCACTGCATGCAG GTGGGCTGCAGCAAGGTGTACACTAGCACCTCAGACGTCATGACTCATGAAAACTTCCATAAAAAGAATGCCCAGCTGATCAACGATGGCTTCCAGAGATTTCGTGCCACTGAGGACTGTGGCACAGTCGGGTGTCAATTCTATGGGCAGAAGACTACACACTTTCACTGCAG GCGCCCAGGATGCACATTCACCTTTAAGAACAAGTGTGACATTGAGAAGCACAAGAGCTACCACATCAAGGATGATGCCTATGCCAAAGATGGCTTTAAGAAGTTCTATAAGTATGAGGAGTGCAAGTACGAGGGCTGCGTGTACAGCAAAGCTACAAACCACTTCCACTGCATCCGCTCAGGATGTGGCTTCACCTTTACCTCCACTAGCCAGATGACCTCCCACAAGCGCAAACACGAGCGCCGGCACATCCGCTCCTCTGGAGTCATGGGCCTCTCTTCCGCCTACCTGGCGCCAAAGGATGAGCCAGAGGAATCGAGCAACGATGACCTGATGGACTTCTCGACCATCAGCAGCAAGAACTCCAGCCTGAGTGCCTCACCTACGACCCAGCAGTCCACCACTGTATCGCACCTGTTGGCCACGCCTACCACtgctgtctcctcctcctctacatCGGTCCACACCCTCAAACCCACATCCTCGCTGCCCAGTGCAGGCCAGCGAATGTCCAGTCTGCTGTCCCAGGCCCTGCCTAGCAACATGCCCGTGGCCCTTGCTCTTTCTAACAATGCCATGGCCGCCTCCAACCCGTTCTTCCCCCTAATACCCAGGATGCCTCTCCAACCACCTCCGCCAGCCGCTAGCCTGATATCTGCTATATCTTCCGGGGCCCACTCCATGCCCACCGACTCACTGACCCAAGGTTGCTCCACATTGGGTGCAGATGGAGCCATGGCCTCTACCCCAACGTCCTTCGCCACCTCCTCCATCATGGAGAAGATCTCGGCAAGCAAAGGTCTGATATCACCCATGATGGCCAGACTGGCAGCTGCTGCCCTGAAGCCCTCCAACAACCAAAACACAG GGAATGGGCAGCCGGCTTCAGCCAGCCAGTTCAATCTGGTTCAAGTGAAGCAGGAGCCAATGGATATCAACTCTGGGGCCTCCCAAGACTCCACGCAGGAGCACAGCCTGGACCTGAGCAAGAAAGATCACAG TAATGAATCAAACGGACACCCTGTACCAGGGAATACATCTCTTTTATCCTCGCTTATGAATAAG ATGTCACAGGTGAACCCTGCCCTGTTCAGCGCCATGAACCTGAAGACAGAGCTGGAGGCAAGCCAGGGCAGCAACAGCTCGGAGGCAGCACAATATCTGAACAGAGTGCTCAAGAGGCCCCTGCCAGAAAAACCCACTGAGATCTGGAGGACATACCTCCGCAG GTTTGACACAGATGACTTCTGTGAGGCTCAGTGCGACTTCCTTCAGAAAGTGCACTTTCACTGCCTGGTAGAGGACTGTGGTGCACTCTTCAGCACTGTGGATGGGGCCATAAAACATGCTAA CTTCCACCTCCGGGCCACCTTGAAAGTGAAGTCTGAGCCTCAGTTTGGTGAGGGCAAGGACTCCAGTGAGGGAGCCTTGCTGCAGCCTGCTGCCCCCGTCTCTATGGCTAACAATCCCTCTATGGATGTGGCCCACCTCACCTCCTCTGGTGGCTAcagctctcctcctccctccctgctGGCCTGGAAGCAGCTGACCGGCAGCATCCCTCAGATGTCGGACTCGATGCCCAACCTGCCGGCCAACTCCCCTCTGGCCACTACCTCTCTGGAGAATGCTAAACCTCAAGTCAAACCTGGTTTCCTGCAGTTTCAGGAAAA TGATCCCTGTTTGGCTACTGACTGTAAGTACTCAAACAAGTTCCACTTCCACTGCTTGTTTGGAAATTGCAAGTATGTGTGCAAGACGTCTGGCAAGGCCGAGTCCCACTGTTTGGACCACATCAACCCCAGCAACAACCTGGTCAACGTCCGTGACCAGTTTTCCTACTACTCTCTCCAGTGTCTCTGTCCCAACCAG CACTGCGAGTTCAGAATGAGGGGCCACTATCACTGTCTGCGGCCTGGCTGCTACTTTGTCACTAACATCACCACCAAGCTGCCATGGCACGTCAAGAAGCACGAGAAGGCAGATCGCCGTGCCGCCAATGGCTTCAAATATTTCACCAAGAGGGAGGAGTGTGGGAGGCTGG GTTGTAAGTATAACCAAGTCAACAGCCACTTCCACTGCATCCGTGACGGTTGCCAGTTCTCCTTCCTGCTCAAGCACCAGATGACCTCACATGCTCGCAAACACATGAGGCGGATGCTGGGGAAGAATTTTGACAGAGTCCCGTCCcag GTGATGCCACTTGGACAGAGGGCAGATGCATCCAGCATGATAGGGACCCATCCTGGTATGAACTCCAGCTTCTCCTCCACCATCATGGAGGAGACTGATGATTACATGGACTACATGGGAGGAGGGGGCAGCCCCTTGGGCCTCTCCTCCGAGTCTTCCAACCAGGACCGGAGCTGCACCAGCACACCTGTAGGCAACGATGGTTCTCCAGCAG GACAAGGCTGGCTCGCCACCACTTCTGCTCCTACTACCCCTGCTGACACTAGCGCTACCCAAAATGCACCTCCTtattcccctcctcctcctccaccactgccaccaccaccaccacctcctccctccACTCTTCAGCCTGGCCTTCAGTCCCAGGCCCCAtccctctctcctgctctcctccgacctcctctctcctcactcCCATACCTCCTCTCTCCATCCTGTCTGTCATACTCTCTGCTCAGCGCCTCTCTGGGAGCCACTCGGAGTGTTGTCATGCCAACCAACACACCAGCTTTCAGCCCCATCATTGCCACTCCGTCTCCGGTTAAAAATGACGTCCCTATAGTGCAGGATGCTGCAG GCAACACCATTTCCATTCCCACGGCCACTGGTGCAAAGAAGCGCTTCTGGATCATCGAGGACATGTCACCATTCGGCAAGCGCCGCAAGACTGCATCATCACGTAAGATGCTGGATGAGGGGATGATGCTGGAGGGCTTCAGGCGCTATGACCTCTACGAGAACTGCAAGGATTCAGGCTGCCAGTTTTCTCTGAAGGTGACCCACTACCACTGCACACGTGAGAACTGTGGCTACAAGTTCTGCGGCCGCACCCACATGTACAAGCATGCGCAGCACCACGACCGCGTGGACAACCTGGTCCTGGACGACTTCAAGCGCTTCAAATCGTCACTCAGCTGCAACTTCCCTGACTGCCAGTTTTCGGGCAACAGCACCCACTTCCACTGTCTGCGCTGCGGCTTCCGCTGCACCGACAGCACCAAGGTGACGGCCCACCGCAAACACCACGGCAAGCAAGATGTGATCAGCGCTGCTGGCTTCTGCCAGTTCAGCTCCAGTGTTGATTGCGAGGTTCCCGACTGCAAATATAAGCTCAAGTGCTCGCACTTCCACTGCACCTTCCCTGAGTGTAAGCACACAGTGGTGGGCATGTCCCAGATGGACTCCCACAAGAGAAAGCACGAGAAGCAGGAGCGGGGTGAGCTGCCGTCTGTGTCACCCAAACAGGAAGGGATGCACCACCTGGGAGGAAGTGTGTCTGCGGTCTCTTCCGCCTCTATGGGTCTTTCTACTTCCTCACCTAGTGGCCTCTACGGGTTGTCCCGCAGCATTGACAGCAGTGCTCCCTCCATGCTCTACCCAACAGATGGCATCGGGTCCGAGTATAACCACCTGTACCCACAGTCCTCCATCAGCCTGGACGGCTCCCTCAACCTGGGCACCGACACCAGCAGCTCCCTGTTCTTCCTGAAGAATGCAGCCGGTCTGGGACTCAGCGACTCACTGGACCTCAGCAAGAAAATGCACCACGACACAGCGCGATCTAGCCACAACCCGGCAACCCAGCTGGGTCTGCCAGCAGCTCAGGACGACACCACAGGAACATCTGGAGAGGCTGAAGATGACCTGTCGCCAGAGGAGGAGGTgcaggcagaggaggaggaagaagaagaggaggaggaagacgaggaggaaGCAGACCTTAACAGTGACTCGAATGATGATTCAATGGCGGAGCCTGATGGTGAAAAGGACAATGGCGAGAGTTTTGATGCTTCCGTTAACCACACTGATTCTTCCCGACTGGAAAAGCAAGACGTTGacccataa